TTGTCGACCGCAACCGAACCATCATGAACCGCCGTATAGGCTAAGAGTATCTCCCCGCGCACATCACCGATGGCATAAATGTTCTTCACGTTCGTCCGCATATCGGCGCCGGTTTTGACGGAGCCGTTCTTATTCCGCTCGACGCCAACTTCATCGAGACCGATCTCTTCGGTGTTGTACGCCCGCCCCACTGCCACCAGAGCTTGGTTGGCGTCGATACTCTTGCCGCTGGAGAGCGCAGCATGGATACCTTCAGCACCGGGCGCAATTGACTCCACCCTGGTCTTGGTATGAAGATTCACCTTCAGCTTCTTCAATTCACGCTCGATCAATGTCGAGGTGTTGATATCCTCCATCGGCAACGCATGGTCCAGCATTTCCACCACGTGCACCTCGACATCGAGCATGGACAACATAAACGCCCATTCGCAGCCGATAACCCCCGCGCCGATTATTAACATCGACTTGGGAAGGTTGGGCAATTCGAGCAGATGGTCCGACGAGAGAATCCGTTTGCCGTCGATTGGAAATGCCGGCAGGTTCATGGCGCGCGAACCGGTGGCGATGATGATATTATCGGCTTTTAGCTTGCTTTCACCGCCATGTTCATCGACCACTGTCACGAAATTAGTGCCGGTGATTTTGCCGAACCCCTGATAATGGGTCACTCCATGCGATTTGAACAATTGGCTTATCCCACCCACCAACGTACTTACGATTTTGTCCTTCCGTGCCCGCATGGCGAGCCAGTCGTATACGGGTGCACCGGGCAGGTGGATACCGAACACCTCAGCTTCCTTCATGTTTTTGTATTGTGCTGCCGCCGCGATAAGCGCCTTGGACGGGATACATCCCCGGTTCAGACAGACGCCGCCCAGTTCGCGATCTTCCACCACCGCAACCTTGGCCCCCTTCATGGCTGCACGAATGCCGGCGGTGTATCCGCCCGGCCCGCCCCCGATTATGACTATATTAAACTGTTCGATGACACTGGCTCCTTTTTGAATTCTCTGCTATAACAGCCGGAAA
This Candidatus Zixiibacteriota bacterium DNA region includes the following protein-coding sequences:
- the lpdA gene encoding dihydrolipoyl dehydrogenase; amino-acid sequence: MQKGASVIEQFNIVIIGGGPGGYTAGIRAAMKGAKVAVVEDRELGGVCLNRGCIPSKALIAAAAQYKNMKEAEVFGIHLPGAPVYDWLAMRARKDKIVSTLVGGISQLFKSHGVTHYQGFGKITGTNFVTVVDEHGGESKLKADNIIIATGSRAMNLPAFPIDGKRILSSDHLLELPNLPKSMLIIGAGVIGCEWAFMLSMLDVEVHVVEMLDHALPMEDINTSTLIERELKKLKVNLHTKTRVESIAPGAEGIHAALSSGKSIDANQALVAVGRAYNTEEIGLDEVGVERNKNGSVKTGADMRTNVKNIYAIGDVRGEILLAYTAVHDGSVAVDNCLGGKAQKNYLGVPSVIFTHPEVASVGMTEEKASKEHSVSIGKFPLRALGKAQAENEIAGEVKIIGDKKTDKLLGVHIVGIHATEIIHVAALAINQGLTVTQLGNLIFGHPVISESIMEAAHDLHGMSVHLAKKRV